The Magnolia sinica isolate HGM2019 chromosome 9, MsV1, whole genome shotgun sequence genome contains a region encoding:
- the LOC131254730 gene encoding uncharacterized protein LOC131254730 yields MAASSRTRSSGPVLPISSNLHRSISPSGRFSSSASTFASSSSTFSSHSTFFQRSASPTRVNLYGSTHTVRFSIDARPTSPSRSFSVDRVIKKPAPPPQRRTCMCSPTTHPGSFRCSLHKNLTSSSHAVSSPSNRLNARRSAMTNSLVRIGTVEGGDWVKRALSALIRPSSHQQKRRAAFHPRPSRLSVMSKALD; encoded by the coding sequence ATGGCTGCCTCTTCTAGGACAAGATCCAGTGGCCCAGTTCTCCCAATATCAAGCAATCTCCACCGTTCGATCTCACCTTCTGGAAGATTCTCATCATCCGCCTCTACCTTCGCTTCCTCCTCATCCACCTTCTCTTCCCACTCCACCTTCTTCCAACGTTCTGCTTCCCCCACACGTGTCAATCTCTACGGCTCCACTCACACCGTCCGATTCTCCATCGACGCCCGACCCACCTCCCCCAGCCGATCCTTCTCCGTCGATCGCGTCATCAAGAAGCCAGCCCCACCGCCCCAGCGCCGCACGTGCATGTGCTCACCGACGACGCACCCGGGCTCGTTCCGATGCAGTCTCCACAAGAACCTAACAAGCAGCAGCCACGCCGTATCCTCACCGTCGAATCGATTGAACGCGCGGCGATCTGCGATGACCAATTCTCTTGTCCGGATCGGGACCGTAGAAGGCGGCGATTGGGTCAAACGAGCTTTATCGGCCTTGATTCGTCCGTCTTCTCACCAGCAGAAGAGGCGGGCCGCATTCCATCCTCGGCCGAGCCGGCTATCTGTCATGTCCAAGGCCTTGGACTAG